The DNA window TAGATCATTTCAGCAtagtaaagtaaaaaaaaagaagaccattgggatttttttctctctccaaaaAGCCTAGAAGGTGACTTATGCTGTGATGTTGcaggaacattttattttgtctaaACATGGCACATCATCAACAACCCAAAGGTTGAAATGCAGGCATGGTATAGCCATAAAAATAGTTACAGTAATAAAGCTGTGTTCTTGGGAATaaaaacaaatgggaaaaatcGTAGAAGGAAGATCCTTTTGAGGTCTGCCTTGCTGCAGAGGGAGGTGAACATGGGAAAAAACTGTCATGATCAGTGCTTAACACTGATAAGTCACTTAATGGAGGTTGTAACATTTAGGCCATGTTTTCTGACCTCTAAAATATGTTAATAAGTCTAATGTAGCAGCAGAAtaagcagtgcccagctgccaCCTCGTGTGGTGAATGTGAAATAGCACCTTTCCTATTACTTGAAATAGGCTTAACTAAGGCCTCATTGGGCACCTTGGAACACTACATCTCATGAATCTTTACAGTTTCCCATGTTTCAATTTGTGGggaataacaggaaaaaattttGATTGTACAGTATATTTTCTAATGCATGATAAATAGTTAATACAACTATAGTTAAAGTTTAATGTAGCGGTTTTCTTACAAATACACCCTCACATTACTGCACAATTCCACTTTGCTTTCCATTAACCATGTTAATCAAGACAGGGTAGTAAAAGCTAAACATAAATAATGGAGTTTAATTTGCCTGTactttttcttcagaattttgTGAATACTGAAATTGGAAAGGTCTGTCTCCTGAATCTAGTATTTTTGAATTTGAAGCAGGCAATTATGTTGAAAGCATTAATCTGATCAAATGCTACAGTGTGTTCAGCTGTaaagaaatctaaaattttcattttttttccatcaattGAAGAGGTTGGATTACTGTATCAGTCCATTACAGACAACATGGCTCTTTTCCCCATCTTGAATTGATGGGAGTCCTGTTCTATTTGCAACAACTAGCAGAGTTTGGAAGCTGAAATATCAGATGCTTTCACTCTTGTTTCAGTGCAGGAGAAATACTTAACATTATACTGAAAATGAAAGCTTCTGcctgttaaaaaaagaaaaaccgGGTCCGATGGATTTTTCCATGGATGGGAATTTCTGCAACTTCAAAACAATAAGAATGTTTGTTtacatcaaagaaaaaaatgtcccACTCTATTCAGTTTGTGGTGATACTGAGAGTGACAGGGTGGGAGTGAACAAATGCACACTTTATAGGATTGTGTTTATAGAAGTCATTTTGGGTCTGGAAACATAGCATCCTGTTGAAGGTTCAAATCTTCAGCTGGTAGTAAGTGCTGCTAGTGTGACATGCTTAATTTTAGAAGTAGAAAGCCAAGGTAAAACAGGCACAATAAAAGGCACTTTTAACTATTTTAGGTGAATATACCTTTTCAAACAAAGGGAAGAAGGATGTGGTTCTGTTCTGAGAAAGTTGTATTCAGCCTTCCCTGCCTTGGTTATGATTTGGTCACTTACCTAAGCACAAGTTTTGAGCCCCCATCTctcttcagcagaaaaattgctttttatttcagtaagaGTTTCCTTGGCTTTTGAGGGAAGAGTACACAGACCCTGCACTTCCAGGCAATAAGTATCTACCAGTCCTCAGGAAGAAAGTAAATTGGGCAGAGGTAGCTGTTTTCTGGTTGCTAATAATTCCAGGAGTATGTTATGACATAAGATATCAAGGTCCAAAGGCAGCAAGTGTTCTGGGTATTGGACAAGTCACATTGCTTAGAGGAAAAAGACTCATGGACCTATAGTGAGTTTACAAAGCTGGTTTCATCTTCACATCTGAAAGTTCAATATATTTCCAAGTAGAAAGAGTAGCATGAGCTGATGACAATGGGATGGGTAATTTATATACATCTCTATTTAGGATTTATTTccctccaagaaaaaaaaacttaccttttttcatgttgtttttaaacacaaataGCAATTTTATAAACTTACTTGCATATTTTGGAACAAAAGAATCAAAATAATTACAAGTATATGCTTTCTGAATAATCCCAAGTTTAAAGCTGGTTAGTTCTACTTTTGGAGGCAGGAAAGCAGCTTTCCCTTTTCCACTAGCAAACAAAGCATCAATTTGATGATTGCTGTTAGACTCTTCTCTTGAAAGACAACCATAAAGATTAATGCCACTTTGGTgggtttctatttttttaaggCAATTCTGCACTGTATTTATTTGAATGCTATGACACGAGAACAGAGAGCTGGCACACGAAGCCCAGCATGCTGACTCAGCGTTGCAGCCATGGAATGGTGGAGGCCAATGGGCTCATTTATGTGTGTGGAGGCAGCCTGGGGAACAATGTTTCCGGAAGAGTCCTGAGTTCCTGTGAAGTTTATGACCCAGCCACAGAAACGTAAGTGTTGTTTTAAGTCAGGTTGGCTTTAGTCTCTTGTGGAAATGACTGAAGTGTAGATGACTACAGGAAAAACTCTGGTAAGGAATTTTCCCTGAGTCAGCATTAAGAAATCAGTTCTTTGTAGTTCTGCTTGAAAGATGTTTTTTCTTAAGCACCTTTcttccatattttattttcctaatgaTAGGTTATACTTAGTTTCTCTGAATcagatttgtctttttttgtttgatttattttcccAGGTGGACTGAACTGTGTCCAATGATTGAAGCCAGAAAGAATCATGGGCTGGTGTTTGTAAAGGACAAAATATTTGCCGTGGGTGGACAAAACAGTTTAGGTACTTTCATTCTATTAATTCTATATCTGGTCACACAAAGTTTCATGgggttgtttttctgttttggaatGGATTCATTCCACTCTGTTCAGCTGTAGAGCTTCGAACAGCACCATCAAACATGTCTTCTTGTCACATCAGTGTTACTTCTTCCTTTCACCTCCCCACTTCATTGTTAccttatttttcaaattcttgCACTCGTGATAGTCAAGTTCAGATATGCACCCCTACTGTAGCCCAGTTCTGAAGCAGTTAATATGGCTAAGCCAGGCATCTGAgaagattttgtttgtttttttattttggggggtttttagTTATTCATGATTTTAGCATTCTTTTGAGAGACAGGTAAAGGTGTAGCCACTATTTTAGAACTTTACTCTAAAGACTTAAATCTATTCTGATAGACAgcggatagaacaagaggacacagtctcaagttgcgtcaagctagatgtaagttagaagtaagaaggaaatacttcacagaaagagtggtcagaaactggaatcatttacccagtgaggtggtagaggcatcatcccttgaagaatttaaaaaaagactggatgtggcacttgctgccatgatctagctgaacagttagaacatcggctggactagatgatcttataggtctcttccagtcttgaaaattctgtgattctgtgattctgtgatattgTAGAATGGTGAAAATGTGAGACCTCTTTTGACAGCTCTAGCTTTGAAATATCATTTGCTGTCATGGCCAGGTCAATTATGATCTGCCTGTCTCCTTGTCTTTTAAAACTAGAAGAATAATACTTTACAAGAAGAATTGAATTTTAATTGCACAGAGTTTCTGAAATgattttcaaaatggaaaaattctCGTTTATGATGTTTTTGAACTCACTATTTACAGTAAGTGGAATTCTTGATTTCAGATAAATGCTGTTTTAGAGTACAGCTTGATTTTTAATTGGCTACTGGAACTATTCCATCATGATTGATTCCCAAACATTTTATCAATCCATAATCTGCCATCTTGCAAAATATAAGTGTATTCACTGAATGCTCCTCTTAGAAGTGTTAAAAATTGTTCTTACTGTAGTAAAATGAGGAAGAGTTATGTCTGAGTTTAAAAACTCATATATGTTAATGTGATAGATTTTTTAATCTCTCAGATCTAATAATTGAGTACTGGAAGTAAAACCTGAGTTAAATAGGGACAGCAGCATGTTTGTAGCTATTGTTAAGTGTAATTACTAGCATATTTCCTGAATAAGCAAATCTTAGTCACAAAATATACTCTAATAACTTTTTGTTCCTTTGGCCCTTTTCAAAGGAACTTAGGCTTTTTCACTTCAATGATTTTAGTATCATCATGACAAGAGACCTCCTGTATCAGTAAATTGCCAGTTTTGGTAAAAGTACCCATGAGCCCTCTAGAATGAAATGCCACTGCTGTAGGGAAGTTTCAGGTAATTCCTGAGTTTTAGTCACTAGCCCCAAATTCGTCAGAAATTCAGCACTGAAGCTTCTTCTGTTCATGAAGTAACATGTTTGAATCTATAGAAACCATCTAGTGTGAATTTGTGAGAATACATCTTACTTTCTATCTCCTTTTCacttttccctggttttgtaTTTATACAAGGATAAGCTGCTAGTTTAGAAGCTGGGGTGTTTTATCAGGTTTGCCTTTTTAAGTGTAGGATTTTTGAAACCTTGAAAATAAAGACAAGTTTGCATGCAGTCCATACAGTGCAACATAATAAGCAGTTGTCTATCTCTTTGCTTTGTAGGTGGCCTTGATAATGTAGAATATTATGATATCAAGATGAATGAATGGAAGATGGTGTCTCCAATGCCATGGAAAGGTGTAACAGTGAagtgtgctgctgtgggaccTATAGTCTATGTCCTGGCTGGTTTTCAGGGTGTTGGTCGCTTAGGGCACATTCTTGAATATAACACTGAAACAGACAAGTGGACAGCCAACTCCAAAGTCCGTGCTTTCCCAGTGACAAGTTGTTTAATCTGTGTGGTAGACACTTGTGGAGCAAATGAAGAAACTCTGGAGATCTGAAGACTCTAGGAGATGCCGAAGCATTCTTCAAGGACTTGGGAAAAGATGGTTTTGGTGCTTTGCTTCCATGTTTTACTGAATCGTGTTAAATTTAGTAACAGGAAGAAATTGAGATGCAGTCTTTTAATTTGTATATACAGCATATTGTATAATGTGGATTTTTGTCATGCCCATTTTCTTGTCTGTTGTAAAGAGATGGGGATGTGTTTTGAGAATCCACTTACCTAGGTGATATCACATGGCATCTTCCTTTAAAAGAACTGTAGGTGTGGCCTTGTCAAACAGAGACCCAATCCAAATATCTAGAATGCCTCTAAAGCatttgataaagaaaaaaattctggttAAATTTTACCAGGACCAGTTGCAGAGACACTTCCTTTAATGAAGGCGAGTAAATACAGCTTGACTCATGAGGAAGAGGAACaacaattttttctccttcatacCTACCTGCAGAAATCTTACTGGGATGAAAAGAAGACATTTTCTCAGGAAAGACCAGGGACTGCTGTCTAATAAAGATTCCCAATGTTTCAACAGCTCTCTAGATCATGATAGCTGCCCTCTTCCAGTGAGTTTCTTCCATCATTTGCATGACTGCTTATCAATTTTTTAAGGTTAGAGAGGCCACACATAAAAATTAGAGGAACACTGATGGTGTCTGGCATTTTGTGGAGCCTTCACAGAAAGacttttttgattttattttttttaattacactgAGGTAGGGAATAGTGGGGCAAGTTGACAACAATTGTGCACTATAATTAGCAAGTTGGAAACTTGGAAAGAATTTTTAATCTATCTTCCCAGGCATCAGACTGTACATATTGTAGATGCCAAACCATTAGCAAACATGGGAACAGGAATGAGAAAAGCAAAGTCAATACGACACATATattgattttcttcttgaaaatgACTGTTTTTAAAATGGCATGAACCAAGTAATTAAAGATACTTTACAGAAGTCTTCAGAAGTTGCGCATGGTTATTCAACTCTCGTTTagaagcacagagctctgtaaATGCTTCCAGCCCACATGATGGTAAATTTCTTCACACAGCCTCAAAGTCCAGCCTCTCAAGCTTTGGGTGTCATCGACATTGTGTGCTTCTTGCCAGTTCTGGAAAACTATACAAATGACAtctgtcctgctcctgtgctAGTTTATTCATAGCTGCATTGTAGTTTTGTCGCCTGTCTTCTAACTTGCTGATTTTTTCAGGTCTGGTTCTATGAGACTAGTGAGTTAACTTCAAAATTTGGTGCTTGCCTGCCTCTACCTCGCTTGTGCTGCggatttttattctgttttagtTCTGAAGTTCCTCCAGCTTCTCCTAAGTAAATCCTGGTTTTTCAAAGTCAGTACTTCTTTGTAGACTTGATCCTCATTTCCTTCCTCATCCTGACAACTCTGCCTGTACAGACAGGACTAGATGCACTCACGGCCTCCTTTGtggttcctgcagctcccttctTTATTCAGCAGTAAGTGAAGGGTGTGCGACTTTCTTTGTTTACCCTTGCCTTTTCACTTCTCCTGGCCACGAAACATGTCCCTGGTGTCTCCACTCTTTGATTCCGCACTACTGGAATTCTGAAGGGAACTGTGTGCTTTTTGGACTGGACAGGCTCTTTTATCTGTTTTGCATCCGCTTTTAAAGTCGCGGCCCCCGTTGTCGCCAGGGGTGAATAGTCCCCGGcagcgcggggcgggcgcgaTCGTCCTTCGGCTCTGCGGGGCTCGGGCCCGGCCCCGGGAGGGGCATCTTCGCTCTGCGGGCACCGCACCCCCGGCGCTCCGAGCCCGAGCGCGGCGGGACGTTGGGCGGCTCCCGCTCCTGCCCCGGTGCCCGCTCCGTGCGGCCGCTGCCGGCGGGAGCCCCGGAGCAgagcgggccgggccgggcgggtCTCGGCTGGGGCTGTCGGGGCAGCCTCTGGTTCGGCACTCCCAGGATTGTGCGCTGGCTGAAGGACCGCGGGATGGGCCACGGGGCCGTGGGAAAGCGGCCCGGGCATCTCTGCTgccgggagcggcggcagcagctgcGTGCTGTTCCCATTCTCGCCGCCCTCGGTGTGGGGCAGCTTCGGAAGGCGAGGCACTAAACGGAGAGCCGAAGGCAGCGCTTGCCTATCTTTATTCGTGCTCGAAGAGCCGGCGTTTGCCAATTCATCTGGGGCGTTTTACGCCTCTGGAGTTCTGTAATGAATCCTTCGTGTCTCCCACTGTAACTATTTCAGGACAAGACAATGTACCAAGTCTTTGTAACTATGGAGGGTGGTTAGAAGTATTAATCTGTTTTCTTGGAAGTTTTTGATTTTTCCTGTCCTTGCAGGCTTTTCAGATGTCTTCTTTCAGAAGAACTGCACCTGGAGTACTATGACAGCAAACTATAATTGAGAAATGTGTAAGCAGTTTAAAAATGATAACTTATGGGGACAGTCTTTGGGATAAGACTTGTTACCAATCTTCAGGTGGCAACTCTTGACTTATCTCCCAACTCTAGGAGATGATCAGAATGCCAAAATATCCTTCAATTCCTGTGCACCAATGAGAATGCCAAAAAAGCAGCTGGTCCATATGGTCTACCATACCATCATCTTTTTGCCTGAGATCTCTGGCTCAGAATGTCCAATGTAATATTGCTCTTTATGTAAAGACATAAAAATTTGATATAAGGGCAACAGTAAGAGTATTTAAATGAATCCTGTATTAATAACAAAAAGTTCATCTTTTCCCCTAGAAatggaaggaaagcaaaattcCTCTGTTGGATTAGTGAAGTTTCTTTTCTgattccaaatatttttgttgacacaccacttttctttttttttattttttaaagccttccccagtaataaaaatatgcactttatttctctctcttttcagaTAGATGCTGTTGAACTGTTAGCAGAACAGTGGGAAAATTGGCTGATACAGTGGAAAGCTTTAAATGCAGTAGCCAAAGCAGCATTGGTAGGTGTTCACAAATGGCAACGTATCTGTGCTTGAtgtcatttttaatgaaataatttacaCAGATGTTTATTATGGCTAAAAAGAGATTTCTGAGGTGTGGCAATTGTGATGTGCAACCTGGGCGTATTCTCAGGACTCCAGAAATCAGTGAATCCCAGGTGCTATTATAAAACCCTTCAGTTAACTGGGGAAAATCATGCATAGGGATTGTTCCATGGTagcaaggcagcagctggatCCCAGCTTTGGAATACTCTCATGGCAAGCCCCATGACATCTGGCTGTGTACATGACCAGGAAGAGGCCAATCCCCACCACgcctttttttcccatgtgCTGATGTTGACTTTTCCAAGAGAGGATCAGCAGACTGGACCAGAATTCCCCTCCAGACACCTTAGGATAAATGGAGCATTTGGCCAATGTCAGAATTGAGGGATAGGTGGGAGAGAAGCCTTTGGATACCATTTGAAGACAGAAAGAGTCATTGGTGCTGGGAAGGTGACAAACACTTGTGAATGGAGATGGGTTTGCAGAAGCAAATGCCTGAGTTCAAGCCCACATGAAATAAtcagggaggcagaggaagTGGCTCTCTTTGAGTGCAGGCTGCATGAAGTGCAGGGAAGGTTGGGTGATGTGATCCCAGCCCTTGATCTCTTCAGTGCTGAGGGTGGACAAGCAGGATTTGGGCTTTACCACAGGAGACAGTGACAGACACAGATGTGCTGAGGACAGAGAAGAGAGTGAGTCAAAGCTGTGCCCTAAATACAGTCACAGAGCACAACCTGGAATGGTAAGAGGTGAGAATGAGAGCTCCCAGAAGGGATCAAGTCATGGACTGACAGGCAAAAATCGATCAGTTGTTACAGGTTTGCATTTCTGGAGGGTTTTACAGAGAAGAGCAGGTATGGTCTTAGAGCACTTAGAGCACTGCAAGAACAGGAATCTAGTTTTCATGTATGTCTCTGGAATTTTTTCAGGTCTCTGCTTTCAAGGCCACAGGCACTCAAGCAGCACCTGCCTTTGGAATGGGAGGACAGCAAACCTCAGGCTTTGGGCTGTCAAGTAAGTTCCCATGCTAAGAGCCAAAACATTTACACATTTTCTGtagtttgctgctgctgctgcatctttGAAATTTAGTGGTTGTTTAGTATCCCTGGGGTACCAATTCTAATATTTTTTGTCAATTCTCTGCTTGCAGGCtttcctgtgagcagcagcagcagcagcaccagtgccAGCAATTTCTCCTTTAAAGCCAGTTCCAGCCTCATCAGTCCAGCATCttctgggagcagccctgctgctgggagctcttctgctgctgcaaatcCTCCTGCATTTGGGACAGcatcctctcccagcacagcccagtccGTCGGCTTTGGCAGCCCGGCCGCTCCCTCCGcagcctccttctccttcaAAGCAGCTGCCACAGCCGGTGCCTTTGGGACTTCTGGCTTCTCAGGCTTTGGCAGTGCttctgctgggagctctgcaagcagccctgcagcagcctttGGAGCCTTTGGTGCCACCGTAGCCCCTTCTGGCTCGCCCTCGAGCGGAGCTTTATTTGGGCAGGGCGGCAGTGCCACTGCCCATCCTGTCACCTCAGCGTCTGCTGCAGCCACCAacgccagccctgcctcagaCAAGTTGTTCACTCCCAAGAGCGAACTGTCAGCGGAAGAGTGGCAACAGTTTGAAGCAAAGGAGTTCACAATTGGAAAGATTCCTCTGAAGCCACCACCAGTAGaacttttaaatgcttttgacCTTTTCAGTTTATTCTGAAAtgttgttaatttttatttcctttctcagTTCTCTTCTGCAGAAACAAATGCACAAGTATAAACTTTTGAACCTTGTATTGGGATGGACTTCTTACATCTGAAAGATGAACTGTTGAAACTAAAATAGAACATTTCCTTCTATATGCTGTCCTGTGAAATTCTGTACAAAGACTATATGAAAAATATGGTGTCAAAAGAAAGAATGTTTCAGTCAGATATTTAAAACCTACTCTTGTATCAATGTGTTATCTCCAAATGTACAGTCAGTGGGATGTAGGACTGGCCACAaaagcttttttccccattgcCCTAACAATTGATATTGTAAATTTTGTGGTGAGCCCTTACTGATAGTTATTATTGAATGTGTGCCTTTGCTGTCGGTCAATAATCTGTTGTTTTGTTCCCCAACTTTACTGAAACTAGATGATCTGTGAGGGATGCCTGTATAATTTCCTCCAGTCCCCTTCACTAATTATCAAAATCTTCCAGCATCCTAATGTTTACATCTTTAAGTTGACCCTTCCTGTCCACAAATGGCGCATGGATTCAGGTCAGAAGGAGGGGCCATTTCAGAGCCCAAAACCCCTGCCTATCCTTTTGACTTCTCTCATACCATTCTCTTCTCATCCACATTAAAAAGGGGTTCAATATAACCTACATATCTCACCAATTAGGGCTATGAGTCAGCATGATAGTTTCCAAAAGCTGATACATTCCTTCAGGATTCTCTCATTATGAACCAACAGATCATTTCCAATTCAAAAAATCAAAAGTAGTACAAGGAACatgtccagaaaaaaaatggctgATGCTCTGACCCCACTGCTTGTCTGTGCTCTATATTTTGAGCTGTATCCTCTTTATCCATCTCCACCCTGCTGTTTTAGGGGTGTGGAATGAAGGGAAGTAACATTTGCACATAAAACCTCATCCCCTTTTCCAACATCCActgtaaaataatattaatgtgCAGTGACACATTTTCCCAATACTGCAATTTATAAAGTGGCCACTCATGATGACAATATCTCTTCATTTATCTTTAGTCACTGGATCTCCTCTAAACACATTCCAGCTTTTGGGGATGCATCCTAGATCCTATGGGGAAGAATTTGGCATTGGCATGTTCCCATCATTTAATTTAATAACATTCAGGTTATGCAATTCCTTTACCCTTAGGTCCAGACCTTCAGTAGTTACACAACCCCAGTCCCCCTGACTAGTTACACTGATAAATATACACCATTTGAAAGAGGAACACTGGTGTACCTACTGATCCAAGAATTCTATTCCCCTTTTTGCACTTACTTGAGTCTCTCTGCAGCATTGCACCTTGAGACTGGAGAGGATTTGATGGAGTCCATGATCAGCTGGTCAGTACATGCTGCAGTTCTGTCTCATCCAATTCTCCATTGCCAGAGGAAGCAAGATGGTCTAGTCAAGGCTTTTGGCCATCCCACCTGGACACCCAGAACTCCCAAGTATGGATTCCACTGGGTGCAAGAAGCAGATTTGCATGCAG is part of the Ammospiza nelsoni isolate bAmmNel1 chromosome 1, bAmmNel1.pri, whole genome shotgun sequence genome and encodes:
- the LOC132084667 gene encoding nucleoporin NUP42-like isoform X2, with protein sequence MYAVELLAEQWENWLIQWKALNAVAKAALVSAFKATGTQAAPAFGMGGQQTSGFGLSSFPVSSSSSSTSASNFSFKASSSLISPASSGSSPAAGSSSAAANPPAFGTASSPSTAQSVGFGSPAAPSAASFSFKAAATAGAFGTSGFSGFGSASAGSSASSPAAAFGAFGATVAPSGSPSSGALFGQGGSATAHPVTSASAAATNASPASDKLFTPKSELSAEEWQQFEAKEFTIGKIPLKPPPVELLNAFDLFSLF
- the LOC132084667 gene encoding nucleoporin NUP42-like isoform X1: MHFISLSFQIDAVELLAEQWENWLIQWKALNAVAKAALVSAFKATGTQAAPAFGMGGQQTSGFGLSSFPVSSSSSSTSASNFSFKASSSLISPASSGSSPAAGSSSAAANPPAFGTASSPSTAQSVGFGSPAAPSAASFSFKAAATAGAFGTSGFSGFGSASAGSSASSPAAAFGAFGATVAPSGSPSSGALFGQGGSATAHPVTSASAAATNASPASDKLFTPKSELSAEEWQQFEAKEFTIGKIPLKPPPVELLNAFDLFSLF
- the LOC132084667 gene encoding nucleoporin NUP42-like isoform X3 — encoded protein: MGGQQTSGFGLSSFPVSSSSSSTSASNFSFKASSSLISPASSGSSPAAGSSSAAANPPAFGTASSPSTAQSVGFGSPAAPSAASFSFKAAATAGAFGTSGFSGFGSASAGSSASSPAAAFGAFGATVAPSGSPSSGALFGQGGSATAHPVTSASAAATNASPASDKLFTPKSELSAEEWQQFEAKEFTIGKIPLKPPPVELLNAFDLFSLF